Proteins encoded together in one Pseudomonadota bacterium window:
- a CDS encoding efflux RND transporter periplasmic adaptor subunit, which translates to MTEATFCTDCPRRTASGTLSLLLVMAAPSSLAQGQPPEGFPPPPVRVERAQITSLAPTIPVPGSVISRDDTRLAAEAAGRLVSLAEVGDRVSAGDVIAQVDDALLRQERAQINAERARAESQLAFLEREVDRLTTLAATNVAAERELDDTRSQRDVSARDRDVIDARLAQNQINLDRAALRAPFGGTITQRFVNPGERVAVGDQVLRVVGNERIEIVSQTTVTAARYLYVGGNVKVADETGRRGDGLVRTIVPFGDSTRHMYEMRIDVPAEDWLIAQAVVLQVPVSVPQEVLAVPRDALVLRQEDTYVMRVNADDTAERVDVGTGLSDGALIAVTGDLQPGDRVVVRGAERLMPGTKVRVLAAPEPLGPAAVEVSEEG; encoded by the coding sequence ATGACCGAAGCTACCTTTTGCACCGACTGCCCTCGCCGGACGGCGAGCGGCACGCTGTCCCTGTTGCTGGTGATGGCGGCGCCGAGCTCACTCGCTCAGGGGCAGCCTCCAGAGGGGTTTCCGCCGCCGCCGGTGCGTGTGGAGCGCGCACAGATCACCTCCCTGGCACCCACGATTCCCGTGCCTGGATCGGTGATAAGCCGCGATGACACCCGCCTCGCGGCAGAGGCAGCAGGCCGATTAGTGAGCCTTGCCGAGGTGGGCGATCGCGTATCGGCCGGCGATGTCATCGCCCAGGTGGACGACGCCCTGCTGCGCCAAGAACGGGCCCAGATCAACGCGGAACGCGCCCGCGCCGAAAGCCAGCTAGCCTTTCTCGAGCGCGAAGTAGACCGCCTCACCACGTTGGCCGCGACCAACGTGGCGGCGGAGCGAGAGCTCGACGACACGCGATCCCAACGCGACGTCTCCGCCCGCGATCGCGATGTGATCGATGCGCGCCTGGCGCAGAACCAGATCAACCTCGACCGGGCCGCGTTGCGGGCACCCTTCGGCGGCACGATCACCCAACGGTTCGTCAATCCGGGCGAACGGGTGGCGGTCGGCGACCAGGTGCTGCGGGTGGTCGGCAACGAGCGCATCGAGATCGTGTCGCAAACCACCGTCACCGCCGCGCGCTATCTCTACGTGGGTGGCAACGTGAAGGTCGCTGACGAGACGGGGCGTCGGGGCGACGGCCTCGTACGCACGATCGTGCCATTCGGAGACTCCACCCGTCACATGTACGAGATGCGCATCGACGTGCCCGCCGAGGATTGGTTGATCGCGCAAGCAGTAGTGCTGCAAGTGCCGGTGTCGGTGCCCCAGGAGGTCTTGGCCGTGCCGCGCGATGCCCTGGTGTTGCGCCAGGAAGATACCTATGTCATGCGCGTCAACGCCGATGACACAGCGGAACGTGTGGATGTCGGCACCGGGCTCTCGGATGGGGCTCTGATCGCCGTCACTGGCGACCTGCAGCCTGGGGACCGGGTGGTAGTGCGTGGTGCCGAACGCCTCATGCCCGGCACCAAGGTACGGGTGCTGGCCGCCCCGGAACCGCTCGGTCCCGCCGCGGTAGAGGTCAGCGAGGAAGGTTAG
- a CDS encoding efflux RND transporter permease subunit, giving the protein MVITRQALSNPVAVVVAVLMVLLFGSISLFGLPVQMIPTVETPRIQIQTFWRAAAPEEVESEIIEPQEDAMRGLPGLKRMTSSASRGNANIDLVFDIDVEIDRALIEVMNRLNRVPSYPADVDEPIINVGQDENRNAIAWFAVRPLPGQTIDMAAQQDFVDDVIVTAIERVPGISSSSAFGGRPSEVRITFDPYKAAAYGIEIPALAALTGGNNDTSGGFSEVFRRQYTLRFAGKPSLEGFGELVLDWADGSPVRLRDIAKVERTLVDRSGILSQNGGPSIAFNAQPQTGVNVLEVMRGLKDTVQSLNDGPVGRRGMFIRQVYDETVYIESSISMLRTNLLLGITLAVVILWWFMRKLRPTVIVALAIPVSLFFAFTALQFSGRTLNIISLAGLAFAMGMVLDAAIVVLENIVRLREQGKSSADAAHDGAAQVWAALVASTATTVAIFLPILFLRDVAGQLFADLAFTLAVAVVTSLLIAITIIPTAATTWLRKVQLTDPHSSWWDRGSRTVMALTDTPRRRYFWIAALVSVAIGLTVWLKPEADYLPEGQMNFAFGFILPPPGQSIDTTETEFVDVVNERMSRFLTGEAQPQMRNYFLGLFGNFGFFGMRATDPKDSDALIEAVNTTVFEDLPDTIAFAQRSSIFDRLGGGREIEVTIQSRDIEATFAAAGAGLGAIQQAIPGSQVRPIPGLEFAEPELRMVPNDRRIAEVGWDRKNVADVVRALGDGLFVGDYFDGEKSYDVVLRGSDWATPETLAATPLQTPAAGVTALNEVVTIERTSGPSEIRRVDRRRSVTLAVTPPDVSLEEALAVLQEEIDPVIRSQLPEDGEVTYYGSADELAIALGNMARSFTLAVAILFLLMAALFRSFRDSVLVILALPLATVGGVVALRITNFFVFQPMDLMTMIGFITLLGLVVNNAILLVHQTRMSERDGMTRRNSVAQAVRLRLRPILMSTLTSLFGMLPLLLIPGPGTELYRGLAAVIVGGMTVSTVFTLILLPSLLRIGEARMAPDTEPTNNSTSGGPLRESYAERHSSL; this is encoded by the coding sequence ATGGTCATCACCCGGCAGGCACTTTCCAACCCCGTTGCGGTCGTGGTGGCCGTGCTCATGGTGTTGCTGTTCGGCAGCATCAGCCTGTTCGGCCTGCCCGTACAGATGATTCCCACAGTGGAAACCCCGCGCATTCAGATCCAGACCTTCTGGCGCGCGGCGGCGCCGGAGGAGGTGGAATCGGAGATCATCGAGCCCCAAGAGGACGCGATGCGCGGACTGCCGGGACTTAAGCGGATGACCTCTTCGGCGAGCCGAGGCAACGCCAACATCGATCTTGTCTTCGACATAGACGTCGAGATCGACCGAGCACTCATCGAGGTGATGAACCGCCTTAACCGGGTGCCGAGCTACCCGGCGGACGTCGATGAACCCATCATCAACGTTGGCCAGGATGAGAACCGCAACGCCATCGCGTGGTTTGCTGTGCGTCCCCTGCCGGGGCAGACCATCGACATGGCAGCCCAGCAGGACTTCGTGGACGATGTGATCGTGACCGCCATCGAGCGCGTGCCAGGCATCTCCAGCTCATCCGCCTTCGGTGGTCGACCCTCGGAGGTTCGCATCACCTTCGATCCCTACAAGGCAGCAGCTTACGGCATCGAGATCCCCGCCCTCGCTGCCCTTACCGGTGGTAACAACGACACCTCCGGTGGCTTCAGCGAGGTCTTTCGCCGTCAATACACCCTACGCTTCGCGGGCAAACCGAGCTTAGAGGGATTCGGTGAACTGGTGTTGGACTGGGCCGACGGCTCGCCCGTACGCCTGCGCGACATCGCCAAGGTCGAACGCACGCTGGTCGATCGGAGCGGGATTCTGAGCCAAAACGGCGGCCCCTCGATCGCCTTTAACGCGCAACCACAGACCGGCGTGAACGTGTTGGAGGTGATGCGGGGACTGAAGGATACCGTTCAGTCCCTCAACGACGGCCCCGTCGGTCGCCGCGGCATGTTCATCCGACAGGTCTACGACGAGACCGTGTACATCGAATCCTCGATCAGCATGCTGCGCACCAATCTGCTTCTCGGCATCACCCTGGCCGTGGTGATTCTGTGGTGGTTCATGCGCAAGCTGAGACCGACGGTGATCGTCGCCCTCGCCATCCCGGTGTCCCTGTTCTTCGCCTTCACCGCCCTGCAGTTCTCCGGTCGCACGCTAAACATCATCTCCCTCGCTGGCCTTGCGTTCGCGATGGGGATGGTGCTGGACGCCGCGATCGTGGTGCTGGAGAACATCGTGCGCCTGCGTGAGCAGGGAAAATCCAGTGCAGACGCCGCCCACGATGGCGCGGCGCAGGTATGGGCCGCTCTCGTGGCCTCCACCGCCACCACGGTGGCCATCTTCCTGCCCATCTTGTTCCTGCGCGACGTTGCGGGGCAGCTATTCGCGGATCTGGCCTTCACCCTCGCCGTGGCGGTGGTCACCTCACTGCTCATCGCCATCACGATCATACCCACCGCCGCCACGACGTGGCTGCGCAAGGTGCAGCTCACCGACCCCCACTCGAGTTGGTGGGACCGCGGCTCGCGCACGGTGATGGCGCTTACGGACACACCGCGCAGACGCTACTTCTGGATCGCCGCGCTAGTCAGCGTTGCGATCGGCCTGACGGTCTGGCTCAAGCCCGAAGCGGACTACTTGCCCGAAGGCCAGATGAACTTCGCCTTCGGCTTCATCCTGCCGCCGCCCGGGCAGAGCATCGACACCACGGAGACGGAGTTCGTTGATGTCGTCAATGAGCGCATGAGCCGCTTCCTCACCGGTGAAGCCCAACCGCAGATGCGGAACTACTTTCTTGGCCTGTTTGGGAACTTTGGATTTTTCGGTATGCGCGCAACGGACCCTAAGGACTCCGATGCGTTGATCGAAGCGGTAAACACTACGGTATTCGAAGATCTACCGGATACGATCGCCTTCGCCCAACGCTCGTCGATATTCGATCGACTTGGCGGTGGGCGCGAGATTGAGGTGACCATCCAGTCCCGGGACATCGAAGCGACCTTTGCCGCAGCTGGCGCGGGCCTAGGGGCCATTCAGCAGGCTATCCCCGGCTCCCAAGTGCGACCAATCCCTGGCCTTGAGTTCGCCGAACCCGAGCTACGCATGGTGCCAAACGATCGGCGCATCGCCGAGGTCGGATGGGATCGTAAGAACGTCGCCGATGTGGTCCGTGCCCTTGGCGATGGTCTGTTTGTTGGCGACTACTTCGATGGCGAGAAGAGCTACGACGTCGTGCTCCGTGGGTCGGACTGGGCTACCCCCGAGACCTTGGCTGCCACTCCCCTGCAGACGCCGGCTGCAGGGGTTACTGCCCTCAACGAGGTGGTTACGATCGAACGCACGTCCGGCCCCAGCGAAATTCGCCGAGTCGATCGCCGACGCTCTGTCACCCTCGCGGTCACTCCACCGGATGTCTCCCTCGAGGAAGCCCTCGCGGTGCTGCAGGAAGAAATCGACCCAGTGATTCGCAGCCAGCTGCCTGAAGATGGCGAGGTCACCTACTACGGTAGCGCCGATGAGCTCGCCATCGCCCTCGGCAACATGGCCCGCAGCTTTACCCTCGCCGTGGCCATCCTGTTCCTGCTGATGGCAGCGCTGTTTCGGTCCTTCCGCGACAGCGTGCTGGTCATACTCGCCTTGCCACTGGCTACCGTGGGCGGCGTCGTAGCCTTACGCATCACAAACTTCTTCGTGTTCCAGCCGATGGACCTAATGACAATGATCGGCTTCATCACGCTGCTCGGCTTGGTGGTGAACAACGCGATCCTGCTCGTGCATCAAACACGCATGTCTGAACGCGACGGCATGACCCGGCGAAACTCCGTGGCGCAGGCCGTACGCCTGCGCTTGCGCCCGATCCTCATGAGTACCCTAACCAGCCTATTTGGTATGCTTCCCCTACTGTTGATACCTGGGCCCGGCACGGAGCTGTACCGTGGTTTAGCGGCGGTGATCGTCGGCGGCATGACCGTCTCTACCGTCTTCACCCTGATTCTCTTGCCGAGCCTGCTGCGCATCGGCGAGGCGCGAATGGCACCCGATACTGAGCCCACGAACAACAGCACGAGCGGTGGCCCCTTGCGTGAGTCCTACGCTGAGAGGCACTCCTCCCTATGA
- the ppsA gene encoding phosphoenolpyruvate synthase: MTQYVIPFQELGLDDLPQVGGKNASLGEMIRGLSSLGVSVPDGFATTADAFREFLRQDGLDARIREILDHLDTNDVEALASTGKQIREWIGSTPLPSGLREAIGKSYRDMCEQEGREIDVAVRSSATAEDLPDASFAGQQETFLNVRGVQDVLDMVRTVFASLFNDRAISYRVHKGFVHHEVALSVGVQRMVRSDLGASGVMFTIDTESGFPDVVFITSAYGLGETVVQGAVNPDEYYVYKPALEAGKFPILRRNLGGKAIKMIYSDGGADRVRTVDVPSAERRRFSLTDEQVQSLARQAMIIEKHYQRPMDIEWGLDGSDGQLYILQARPETVQSQSGGRIVRCKLKERGEVLTSGRSIGNLIGSGPAKVIGGIEQMSLVREGDVLVTDMTDPDWEPVMKLASAIVTNRGGRTCHAAIIARELGIPAVVGTGDGTRRIEPGAPVTVSCAEGDEGFVYGGRLEFERSELALDKMPDVPVKLMMNVGNPDRAFDFAMLPHRGVGLARLEFIINRMIGVHPKALLELDAVDPFVHDEIRLQMAGFDDPVDFYVRRLAEGIATIGAAFAPEPVIVRLSDFKSNEYANLIGGDRYEPNEENPMLGFRGASRYIAEEFRPCFELECRALRMVREEIGLNNVWAMVPFVRTVGEAKQVRDLLAANDLESGRHDLKIMMMCELPSNALLAEQFLEFFDGFSIGSNDLTQLTLGLDRDSGIIAELFDERDEAVKMLLTRAIDACRKAGKYVGICGQGPSDHPDLAQWLLDQGIESMSLNPDTVVETWIALAEGHGRKAGG, translated from the coding sequence GTGACCCAGTACGTGATCCCCTTTCAGGAGCTAGGACTTGATGACCTGCCCCAGGTAGGCGGCAAAAATGCATCCCTCGGCGAGATGATCAGGGGCTTATCCAGCCTCGGCGTCAGCGTGCCCGATGGTTTCGCCACCACCGCAGATGCTTTCCGTGAGTTCCTACGCCAGGATGGCCTCGATGCGCGGATCCGCGAGATTTTGGACCATCTAGACACCAACGACGTGGAAGCCTTGGCATCCACGGGCAAGCAGATCCGCGAGTGGATCGGCAGCACCCCGCTGCCCTCTGGCCTACGCGAGGCTATAGGTAAGAGCTACCGCGATATGTGCGAGCAAGAGGGCCGTGAGATCGACGTAGCCGTGCGCTCCTCGGCGACGGCCGAAGACCTGCCGGACGCATCCTTCGCCGGCCAGCAGGAGACTTTCCTGAACGTGCGCGGCGTGCAGGACGTGCTAGATATGGTGCGTACGGTGTTCGCCTCCTTGTTCAACGATCGCGCCATCTCCTATCGCGTACACAAGGGATTCGTTCACCACGAGGTCGCCCTGTCCGTCGGCGTGCAGCGAATGGTGCGCTCTGATCTAGGGGCTAGCGGCGTGATGTTCACGATCGACACCGAATCCGGCTTCCCGGACGTGGTATTCATCACCTCCGCCTACGGCCTTGGCGAGACCGTGGTCCAGGGAGCGGTCAATCCAGACGAGTACTACGTTTACAAGCCCGCTCTGGAAGCGGGTAAGTTCCCAATCCTGCGCCGTAACCTCGGCGGCAAGGCGATCAAGATGATCTACTCGGACGGAGGCGCCGACCGCGTACGCACGGTCGATGTGCCAAGCGCCGAGCGACGCCGATTCTCCCTCACGGACGAGCAGGTACAGTCCTTGGCCCGTCAGGCCATGATCATCGAGAAGCACTACCAACGCCCTATGGACATCGAATGGGGCTTGGACGGGAGCGACGGCCAGCTGTACATACTGCAGGCGCGCCCGGAGACGGTACAGAGTCAGTCGGGTGGGCGCATCGTACGCTGCAAGCTCAAAGAGCGCGGCGAGGTGCTCACCTCCGGGCGAAGCATCGGCAATCTGATCGGCAGCGGCCCCGCTAAGGTAATCGGCGGTATCGAGCAGATGAGCCTGGTGCGCGAAGGTGACGTGCTCGTCACGGACATGACCGACCCCGATTGGGAACCGGTGATGAAGCTCGCCTCAGCCATCGTCACCAACCGAGGCGGGCGCACATGTCACGCCGCGATCATCGCCCGCGAGCTAGGCATCCCCGCTGTGGTTGGCACCGGCGACGGCACGCGCCGCATCGAGCCGGGCGCGCCGGTAACCGTGTCTTGTGCGGAGGGCGACGAGGGCTTCGTCTACGGCGGGCGCCTGGAGTTCGAGCGCAGCGAGCTCGCCCTGGATAAGATGCCCGACGTACCCGTCAAGCTAATGATGAATGTAGGCAACCCCGACCGCGCCTTCGACTTCGCCATGCTGCCTCACCGCGGGGTGGGCCTGGCGCGCCTGGAGTTCATCATCAACCGGATGATCGGGGTGCACCCGAAGGCCTTGCTGGAGTTGGACGCCGTGGACCCATTCGTTCACGACGAGATCCGTTTGCAGATGGCGGGCTTCGACGACCCCGTGGACTTTTACGTGCGGCGCCTGGCCGAGGGCATCGCCACGATCGGCGCGGCCTTCGCCCCGGAACCCGTGATCGTACGCCTCTCCGATTTCAAGTCTAACGAGTACGCCAACCTAATCGGCGGTGACCGCTACGAGCCGAACGAAGAGAACCCAATGCTCGGGTTTCGTGGCGCGTCGCGCTACATCGCCGAGGAGTTTCGCCCTTGCTTCGAGCTCGAATGCCGAGCCCTGCGGATGGTGCGCGAGGAGATTGGCCTGAACAACGTGTGGGCCATGGTGCCCTTCGTACGCACGGTCGGCGAGGCAAAACAGGTACGTGACCTCCTAGCGGCCAACGACCTGGAAAGCGGCAGGCACGACCTAAAGATCATGATGATGTGTGAATTGCCCTCGAATGCCCTGCTCGCCGAGCAGTTCCTCGAGTTCTTCGACGGTTTCTCGATCGGCTCCAACGACCTGACCCAGCTGACGCTTGGCCTCGATCGCGATTCCGGCATCATCGCCGAACTGTTCGACGAGCGTGACGAGGCAGTGAAGATGCTGCTCACGCGCGCCATCGACGCCTGTCGCAAGGCCGGAAAGTATGTGGGGATCTGTGGCCAGGGGCCCTCGGATCACCCGGATCTCGCCCAGTGGCTGCTCGATCAGGGAATCGAAAGCATGTCCCTAAACCCCGACACGGTCGTCGAGACGTGGATCGCCCTAGCGGAAGGTCATGGCAGAAAGGCCGGCGGATGA
- a CDS encoding pyruvate, water dikinase regulatory protein gives MAAAAKKRTVFFVSDQTGITAETMGRSLLTQFEDIEFRMITMPFVSDDEAAREAIRRINLTAELEGERPLVCATFVDDRIRHVLQTAEAYFLDFFDAFIGPLEEELGVASTHTTGRAHGQADDAVYRARIDAINFSLAYDDGLQPKSYEDADVILVGVSRSGKTPTSLYLALHYGVFAANFPLTEEHFDRDGRGLPAPIRPYQRKLYGLTIEPQVLVQIREDRKPNSRYASPQQIRFEVREAEALFKRHAVPYTNTTHSSVEEVAARMVSRMRLPVRARRD, from the coding sequence GTGGCGGCAGCGGCGAAAAAGCGCACGGTCTTCTTCGTGTCGGATCAGACGGGAATCACCGCTGAGACCATGGGGCGGAGCCTGCTGACCCAGTTCGAGGACATCGAGTTTCGGATGATCACGATGCCCTTCGTCTCCGATGACGAAGCGGCCCGCGAAGCGATCCGCCGGATCAACTTGACCGCTGAACTCGAGGGGGAGCGGCCCCTCGTCTGCGCGACCTTCGTCGACGATCGCATCCGCCACGTTCTGCAGACTGCTGAAGCCTACTTCTTGGACTTTTTTGACGCCTTCATCGGTCCCCTGGAGGAGGAACTCGGGGTCGCGTCCACGCATACCACAGGCCGCGCCCACGGCCAGGCCGATGACGCCGTCTATCGGGCACGGATCGATGCGATCAACTTCTCCCTCGCCTACGACGATGGCCTGCAGCCGAAGAGCTACGAGGACGCAGACGTGATTCTGGTGGGCGTGTCTCGCTCCGGCAAGACACCGACCTCCCTCTACCTCGCTTTGCACTACGGCGTCTTCGCTGCCAATTTCCCCCTCACGGAGGAGCACTTCGATCGCGATGGGCGAGGGTTGCCGGCACCGATTCGTCCCTATCAGCGCAAGCTCTACGGCCTGACGATAGAGCCGCAGGTCCTGGTGCAGATTCGCGAGGATCGCAAGCCGAACAGTCGCTACGCCTCGCCGCAGCAGATACGCTTCGAGGTGCGCGAGGCCGAAGCCTTGTTCAAACGCCACGCGGTGCCCTACACCAATACCACCCATTCCTCCGTCGAAGAGGTGGCGGCGCGTATGGTCAGTCGCATGCGCCTGCCCGTACGCGCCCGACGCGACTAG
- a CDS encoding alpha-D-glucose phosphate-specific phosphoglucomutase: protein MDPITVSTVPFDDQRPGTAGLRRRVAVFKQTHYLENFVQATLNACFAKGSTLVIGGDGRYFNDRAIQSIIRLSAAHGIARLIIGRWGWLSTPAAANLIATCDADGGLILTASHNPGGPSGDFGIKINVRGGGQASASLADEIWRHTKTLREYRLVEAPDVSLEQLAQHDFHGMRIDIVEPLADYCAMLERLFDLDRLRELIGRGFRMRFDAMHAITGPYAKRLLEGTLGAPPGTVINASPKEDFGGGHADPNPVDAAALVDFMSGDRAVDFAAASDGDGDRNMILGRRLVVSPGDSLAMLAAHATTAPGYQGGLAGVARSMPTARAVDRVAHALKIPCYETPTGWRFFASLLQSQRITLCGEESFGTGSSHVREKDGLWAVLFWLNVIAVTGRSIDQLVREHWARFGRDFFARHDYHVGERERAAQVMCSLEERLGALAGSRAGALTVANALRFDYTDPVSGEVATNQGLIVHFTNGARAVFRLSGTGTGGATLRLYADRHVTEQRDLNRDRHTMLGETTTAAAELAELARHTGLDRPSAVI, encoded by the coding sequence ATGGATCCGATCACCGTCTCCACCGTCCCCTTCGACGATCAACGCCCAGGTACGGCGGGCTTGCGCAGGCGCGTAGCGGTGTTCAAGCAGACCCATTATCTGGAGAACTTCGTCCAGGCCACGCTGAATGCGTGCTTTGCGAAGGGCAGCACTCTGGTCATCGGTGGAGATGGTCGCTACTTCAACGACCGCGCTATTCAATCGATCATCCGCCTGAGCGCTGCGCACGGCATCGCACGGCTGATTATCGGCCGCTGGGGCTGGTTGTCCACCCCGGCCGCAGCGAATCTGATCGCCACGTGCGACGCGGATGGCGGATTGATCCTAACCGCGAGCCACAACCCGGGTGGCCCGAGTGGCGACTTCGGGATCAAGATCAACGTGCGTGGTGGCGGGCAGGCGAGTGCGAGCTTGGCAGACGAGATATGGCGGCACACGAAAACCCTGCGAGAGTATCGCCTCGTCGAGGCTCCCGACGTCAGCCTGGAACAACTGGCCCAGCACGACTTCCACGGCATGCGGATCGACATCGTGGAGCCGCTGGCGGACTACTGCGCGATGCTGGAAAGACTGTTTGATCTTGATCGCCTACGGGAATTGATCGGACGCGGATTCCGTATGCGCTTTGATGCGATGCATGCGATTACCGGTCCCTACGCCAAGCGCTTGCTGGAGGGCACGTTAGGTGCGCCGCCAGGAACCGTGATCAACGCGTCGCCCAAGGAGGACTTCGGAGGCGGTCACGCAGACCCGAATCCCGTGGACGCTGCGGCTCTGGTCGATTTCATGAGCGGCGACCGGGCGGTCGACTTTGCAGCCGCCTCCGACGGCGATGGTGATCGAAACATGATCCTCGGTCGCCGCTTAGTGGTGTCCCCGGGCGATAGCTTGGCGATGCTCGCAGCACACGCCACGACGGCACCTGGCTATCAGGGTGGGCTGGCGGGAGTAGCCCGCTCCATGCCCACAGCGCGCGCGGTCGATCGCGTCGCGCACGCCCTGAAGATACCGTGCTACGAAACCCCTACGGGGTGGCGATTCTTTGCCTCCTTACTGCAAAGTCAGCGCATCACCCTGTGCGGCGAAGAGAGCTTCGGCACGGGCTCGAGCCACGTGCGCGAGAAGGACGGTCTGTGGGCCGTGCTGTTTTGGTTGAACGTGATCGCGGTGACCGGGCGCTCTATCGATCAGCTCGTGCGTGAGCACTGGGCCCGCTTTGGCCGCGACTTCTTTGCCCGCCACGACTACCACGTGGGCGAACGTGAGCGCGCAGCGCAAGTGATGTGCTCTCTCGAAGAGCGGCTAGGCGCCCTCGCGGGCAGCAGAGCAGGCGCCCTCACGGTGGCCAACGCGCTTCGCTTTGACTATACGGATCCGGTGTCCGGAGAGGTCGCCACCAACCAGGGGCTGATCGTCCACTTCACAAACGGAGCTCGCGCAGTGTTTCGACTCTCCGGCACTGGCACCGGAGGTGCGACGCTTCGCCTGTACGCGGACCGTCACGTCACCGAGCAGCGAGACCTCAACCGGGACCGTCACACGATGCTCGGCGAGACCACCACGGCGGCCGCAGAGCTGGCTGAACTTGCCCGCCACACGGGCCTGGATCGACCGAGCGCGGTGATCTAG
- a CDS encoding DUF1249 domain-containing protein, with translation MVADSAILTPTLAPPKSFAALMSLYESNFLRLSWIIEPLGGLGVVGRDYRSDVEGDCTLYLRVTEVSSYTTTLHLTYRFVEHDEQVADPDLSVRVYRDARLAEAMACGGRRFHPALSHFDTHTGAELRRRWTRNIMLNKWLEYCADRGHRFAVGAGHLR, from the coding sequence GTGGTCGCCGACAGCGCCATACTCACGCCAACGCTCGCGCCGCCGAAGAGTTTTGCGGCGCTCATGTCGTTGTACGAGAGTAACTTCCTGCGTCTATCCTGGATCATCGAACCGCTGGGTGGGCTCGGAGTTGTCGGGCGCGACTACCGCTCCGATGTGGAGGGCGATTGCACTCTCTACCTGAGAGTGACCGAGGTCAGCTCCTACACCACCACCCTGCACCTCACCTACCGCTTCGTGGAGCACGATGAGCAAGTCGCTGACCCCGACTTGAGCGTGCGTGTTTACCGTGATGCGCGTCTCGCCGAGGCGATGGCGTGCGGTGGCCGAAGGTTCCACCCCGCACTGAGTCACTTCGATACTCACACGGGCGCGGAGTTGCGCCGTCGGTGGACTCGGAACATCATGCTCAACAAGTGGTTGGAGTACTGCGCGGATCGTGGCCATCGCTTCGCGGTTGGAGCGGGGCACCTGCGCTAA